From the Shewanella amazonensis SB2B genome, one window contains:
- the mnmA gene encoding tRNA 2-thiouridine(34) synthase MnmA yields MTSTTASPAEIAANSSKKVIVGMSGGVDSSVSAYLLKQQGYQVEGLFMKNWEEDDTDEYCAAAEDLKDAQAVCDKLGIKLHTVNFAAEYWDNVFEYFLAEYKAGRTPNPDIMCNKEIKFKAFLEFADDILDADYIAMGHYVRRRDTDGKTEMLRGIDGNKDQSYFLYTLSHEQVARSLFPVGELEKPEVRRIAEEQGLITHDKKDSTGICFIGERKFKDFLATYLPAQPGNIETPEGDIIGRHEGLMYHTLGQRKGLGIGGMKNSNDDPWYVVDKDMARNVLVVAQGHEHPRLMSKGMRVNQLHWVDRTGPADGATISVKTRYRQQDIPCTVKIIDEQTIEVLFDEPVAAVTPGQSAVFYDGEVCLGGGIIDTLIKD; encoded by the coding sequence ATGACGTCAACTACAGCTTCTCCCGCTGAAATCGCTGCCAACAGCAGCAAAAAAGTCATTGTCGGCATGTCCGGCGGTGTGGACTCTTCTGTCTCTGCGTACCTTTTGAAACAACAGGGGTATCAGGTTGAAGGCCTGTTCATGAAAAACTGGGAAGAAGATGACACCGACGAATACTGCGCCGCCGCTGAAGATCTGAAAGATGCTCAGGCCGTGTGCGATAAGCTCGGCATCAAGCTGCATACAGTGAACTTTGCCGCCGAGTATTGGGATAACGTGTTTGAGTACTTCCTCGCCGAATACAAGGCCGGCCGTACCCCAAATCCCGACATCATGTGCAACAAGGAAATCAAATTCAAAGCCTTCCTTGAATTTGCGGATGACATCCTCGATGCCGATTACATCGCCATGGGCCACTACGTGCGCCGCCGCGACACAGACGGTAAAACCGAAATGCTGCGCGGCATCGATGGCAATAAAGATCAAAGCTACTTCCTGTACACCTTAAGCCACGAGCAGGTTGCCCGCAGCCTGTTCCCTGTTGGCGAACTGGAAAAGCCAGAAGTACGCCGTATCGCCGAAGAGCAAGGGCTTATCACCCACGATAAGAAAGATTCCACCGGTATCTGCTTTATTGGAGAGCGCAAGTTTAAAGACTTCCTCGCTACCTACCTGCCCGCCCAACCCGGTAACATCGAAACGCCTGAAGGCGACATCATTGGCCGCCATGAAGGCCTGATGTATCACACCCTCGGCCAGCGTAAAGGCTTAGGGATTGGCGGCATGAAAAATTCAAACGACGATCCCTGGTATGTGGTTGACAAAGACATGGCCCGTAACGTGTTGGTGGTGGCACAGGGCCACGAGCATCCACGGTTGATGTCAAAGGGCATGCGCGTTAACCAGCTGCACTGGGTTGACCGTACTGGCCCGGCAGATGGCGCAACCATCAGCGTGAAAACCCGTTATCGCCAGCAGGACATCCCCTGCACCGTGAAGATTATCGATGAGCAAACCATCGAAGTGCTGTTTGATGAGCCGGTGGCCGCCGTCACCCCCGGTCAGTCAGCGGTGTTTTACGATGGCGAAGTCTGCCTCGGCGGCGGCATTATCGACACCCTGATAAAGGACTGA
- a CDS encoding DUF4826 family protein produces the protein MTEQTQEPQVETAAQDPEALRQEWVRTQFQKANRFLAEKGILPGKVLIDESRYLVPYVAVWKMEAQKPAKQTYWVMSGDLPTDYVDVKVAQTARDALKHFSMMWQLKAENLIQSGAVQDPTQAKFANMLISRAQSLYQIQQDDKLWG, from the coding sequence ATGACTGAGCAAACCCAAGAACCCCAGGTTGAAACAGCAGCACAGGATCCCGAAGCGCTGCGCCAGGAGTGGGTGCGTACCCAGTTCCAAAAAGCCAACCGTTTTCTGGCTGAGAAGGGCATTTTACCCGGTAAAGTACTGATCGATGAAAGCCGCTATTTGGTGCCTTACGTTGCGGTGTGGAAGATGGAAGCACAAAAGCCTGCCAAACAAACCTACTGGGTGATGTCTGGTGACCTGCCAACCGATTATGTCGATGTGAAAGTAGCACAAACCGCCCGTGATGCACTGAAACACTTCTCCATGATGTGGCAACTTAAAGCTGAGAATCTGATCCAGTCCGGTGCGGTACAAGACCCCACACAGGCCAAGTTTGCTAATATGCTGATTTCCCGTGCTCAGAGCCTGTATCAAATCCAGCAGGATGACAAACTCTGGGGCTAA
- a CDS encoding cupin domain-containing protein, translated as MYKLNLDIQAFLANDWQQAPKVFKGAFPDFEDPIAADELAGLACEEEVSSRVVVTKGNDWEVISGPFEDYDRFGETHWQLLVQAVNHWYPESQPLVEAFRFLPDWRFDDLMVSFATPQGGVGPHIDNYDVFIIQGEGQRRWTVGPKGNYQRRGGVTTSPLIEDFEPIIDVVLEKGDVLYIPPGFPHQGETLTLALSYSMGYRAPSQQELAGQIADQLMDEDKGHKRFIAVDGAASHGTVSLAEQQGIMQLIRDLCNDTDNVVKVLGKLLSQNRFDLDIQEDESIDADALVEALNEGAVLMRIGGLKVLKMEGDSQARLFVAGESVIIEGASEEELIEVSNSVNVNAELAQLPHWQGFFVQMLQKGYFYLGED; from the coding sequence ATGTATAAGCTCAATCTCGATATTCAGGCGTTCCTCGCCAATGACTGGCAACAGGCCCCAAAAGTATTCAAAGGCGCTTTCCCTGACTTTGAAGATCCCATTGCTGCAGACGAGCTCGCGGGTCTTGCCTGTGAAGAGGAAGTGTCCAGCCGCGTGGTTGTCACCAAGGGTAACGACTGGGAAGTCATTTCCGGTCCCTTCGAAGACTACGACCGGTTTGGTGAGACCCATTGGCAGCTGCTTGTGCAAGCCGTAAACCACTGGTACCCCGAATCCCAGCCCCTGGTGGAAGCCTTCAGATTCTTGCCAGACTGGCGCTTTGATGACCTGATGGTGTCTTTCGCCACCCCGCAGGGCGGCGTGGGACCTCACATCGACAACTACGATGTGTTTATCATTCAAGGCGAAGGCCAGCGCCGCTGGACCGTGGGCCCCAAGGGCAACTACCAGCGCCGCGGTGGTGTAACGACCTCACCCCTGATTGAAGACTTTGAGCCCATTATCGATGTCGTGCTGGAAAAAGGTGATGTGCTTTATATCCCGCCCGGCTTCCCTCATCAAGGTGAAACCCTGACTCTGGCACTCTCTTATTCCATGGGGTATCGCGCGCCCAGCCAGCAGGAGCTTGCAGGACAAATTGCCGATCAGTTGATGGATGAAGACAAGGGGCACAAGCGCTTTATCGCCGTGGATGGCGCCGCGAGCCATGGCACTGTGAGCCTGGCAGAGCAGCAAGGCATCATGCAGCTTATCCGCGACCTTTGTAATGACACCGATAACGTCGTTAAGGTCCTCGGTAAACTCTTAAGTCAGAACCGCTTCGACCTGGATATCCAGGAAGATGAAAGCATCGATGCCGACGCCCTGGTTGAGGCTCTGAATGAAGGGGCTGTGCTGATGCGGATTGGTGGCCTTAAGGTGCTCAAAATGGAAGGCGACAGCCAGGCAAGGCTCTTTGTGGCAGGCGAGAGTGTGATAATTGAAGGCGCTTCGGAAGAAGAGCTGATCGAGGTATCCAACTCAGTCAACGTCAATGCTGAGCTGGCGCAGCTGCCACACTGGCAGGGCTTCTTTGTTCAGATGCTGCAAAAAGGCTATTTCTATCTCGGCGAAGACTGA
- the purB gene encoding adenylosuccinate lyase → MELSALTAISPVDGRYGSKAAELRGIFSEFGLTKYRVQVEINWLKLLSSCPEIEEVPPFSEEALALLDGIKDNFSEAGALRVKAIEATTNHDVKAVEYFIKEQFGNNGELKAVDEFVHFACTSEDINNLSHGLMLKEARELVLVPYCQKIIDAIKALAKTYKSVPMMSRTHGQPASPTTLGKEMANVVVRLERQLAHIKAVEILGKINGAVGNYNAHLSAYPEVNWHALSQRFVTSLGLNWNPYTTQIEPHDYIAELFDAVARFNTIVIDFDRDIWGYIALGHFKQKTIAGEIGSSTMPHKVNPIDFENSEGNLGIANALMQHLASKLPVSRWQRDLTDSTVLRTLGVGIAHSIIAYQATLKGISKLEVNEASLAAELDSNWEVLAEPVQTVMRRYGIEKPYEKLKELTRGKRIDGPQLAAFIDGLALPEPVKAELKLMTPASYIGRAEAFVDELN, encoded by the coding sequence ATGGAACTTTCTGCACTGACAGCTATCTCCCCGGTCGACGGCCGCTATGGCAGCAAAGCCGCCGAACTGCGTGGGATCTTCAGCGAGTTCGGTCTCACCAAGTATCGTGTTCAGGTCGAAATCAACTGGCTCAAGCTGTTGTCCAGCTGCCCTGAAATCGAAGAAGTTCCGCCATTCAGTGAAGAGGCCCTGGCCCTGCTCGATGGCATCAAAGACAACTTCAGCGAAGCCGGAGCCCTGCGCGTTAAAGCCATTGAAGCCACTACCAACCACGACGTTAAAGCCGTGGAATACTTCATCAAAGAGCAGTTCGGTAACAACGGTGAACTGAAAGCCGTTGATGAATTTGTGCACTTTGCCTGTACCTCTGAAGACATCAACAACCTGTCACATGGTCTGATGCTCAAAGAAGCACGTGAACTGGTGCTGGTACCTTACTGCCAGAAGATAATCGATGCCATCAAGGCGCTGGCCAAGACCTACAAGAGCGTGCCCATGATGTCACGCACCCACGGTCAGCCTGCCTCTCCTACCACACTGGGTAAGGAAATGGCCAACGTGGTGGTGCGCCTTGAGCGCCAGCTTGCCCACATCAAAGCCGTGGAAATTCTGGGTAAAATCAACGGCGCCGTAGGTAACTACAACGCCCACCTGTCTGCCTACCCGGAAGTTAACTGGCATGCCCTGTCTCAGCGCTTTGTGACCAGCCTGGGCCTGAACTGGAACCCGTACACCACGCAAATTGAGCCGCACGATTACATCGCCGAGCTGTTTGATGCTGTCGCTCGCTTTAACACCATCGTGATTGACTTCGACCGTGACATCTGGGGTTACATCGCCCTGGGTCACTTCAAGCAGAAGACCATCGCCGGTGAAATCGGCTCTTCCACCATGCCGCACAAGGTGAACCCAATCGACTTCGAAAACTCCGAAGGCAACCTGGGTATCGCCAATGCGCTGATGCAGCACTTGGCCTCCAAACTGCCGGTATCCCGCTGGCAGCGTGACCTGACTGACTCTACCGTACTGCGCACCCTCGGCGTGGGGATTGCCCACAGCATCATCGCCTATCAGGCGACGTTAAAAGGCATCAGCAAGCTGGAAGTAAACGAAGCCAGCTTGGCCGCTGAACTGGACAGCAACTGGGAAGTTCTGGCTGAGCCGGTACAAACCGTGATGCGCCGCTACGGCATTGAAAAGCCATACGAGAAGCTCAAAGAGCTGACCCGTGGCAAGCGTATCGATGGCCCACAACTGGCTGCCTTTATCGATGGTCTTGCGCTGCCAGAGCCGGTGAAGGCCGAGCTGAAGCTGATGACCCCGGCAAGCTACATCGGCCGCGCCGAAGCCTTCGTGGACGAATTGAATTAA
- the hflD gene encoding high frequency lysogenization protein HflD, whose protein sequence is MSQMQARTMAFAGILQALAQVQYIARHGDSDTDAMAASFNTIMVTNPEQPEDVYADKDQLRVGYKWILNQLGDGESKDVEMTRYLVGLLALERKLSRSNAALGMLSERINQIHRQLNHFAITDEQVIANLASIYSDIISNLGPKLQITGNPNVLQRPLVQQKIRALLLAAMRSAVLWRQLGGKRRHLVFARKAIVDTAKKNLTL, encoded by the coding sequence ATGAGCCAAATGCAAGCGCGCACCATGGCCTTCGCTGGTATCTTGCAGGCCCTCGCCCAGGTGCAATACATCGCCCGCCACGGTGACAGCGACACAGATGCCATGGCCGCCAGTTTCAATACCATTATGGTGACCAATCCAGAACAGCCAGAAGACGTCTACGCCGACAAAGATCAGCTCAGAGTCGGCTACAAATGGATTTTGAATCAGCTCGGTGACGGCGAAAGTAAAGACGTGGAGATGACCCGCTATCTGGTGGGGCTTTTGGCGCTCGAGCGCAAACTGTCCCGCAGTAATGCCGCCCTTGGCATGCTGTCTGAGCGCATTAACCAAATTCATCGCCAGCTGAATCACTTTGCCATCACCGACGAGCAAGTGATTGCCAATCTGGCCAGTATCTACAGCGATATCATCAGTAACCTCGGCCCCAAGCTGCAAATTACCGGCAACCCCAATGTGCTGCAGCGCCCCTTGGTACAGCAAAAGATCCGTGCCCTGCTGCTGGCAGCCATGCGCAGTGCCGTACTTTGGCGCCAACTGGGTGGCAAACGCCGCCATCTGGTGTTTGCCCGCAAGGCCATCGTTGATACTGCAAAGAAAAATCTTACCCTATAG